A DNA window from Takifugu flavidus isolate HTHZ2018 chromosome 15, ASM371156v2, whole genome shotgun sequence contains the following coding sequences:
- the lrrc42 gene encoding leucine-rich repeat-containing protein 42 isoform X1: protein MDGSTIYVRDRGNLRRVSDIVLAQPKPGSSCRRVNPLVLRKKHFIFTYNSEGSLRYTTKSLFDITLLFVADNIHNVESLVGFPEQIGDKLFAAAEENHVFLNADIASKAIKLFSDAYGGMVLGSLCLRNRFPLLHERMDEIKSFQSLKSLDLFGCRLGDNHEIFLHLTTSSLASSLVELSIGGNSLSDAGLQRLTAPIRMMKKGFDCLKSLDISHNTITDRALRYLTCLHTLEKLDVSATGLMLGTTLKNTIRDLLGLIYSERPLDIFDHARCRTAGWAEQVINQWEMCGQQVNKLKKIDESRASARRFFGRQKFVRDVLNAAPVACTRAEEAKRDVLHFYRPAASAHPPDRQTPSSTSHHQALLSCQNLKKRQRLPENGDAPRQGPPKKPTLTAEDIDLLSNY, encoded by the exons ATGGATGGTAGCACCATTTATGTCCGTGATAGAGGCAATCTCCGTCGTGTGAGTGACATAGTATTAGCGCAACCAAAGCCGGGGTCGTCATGTAGAAGAGTAAATCCATTAGTTTTGAGAAAGAAGCACTTTATCTTCACCTACAATTCAGAGGGAAGTCTGAGATACACCACAAAATCCCTGTTTGACATCACTCTATTATTCGTAGCTGACAACATCCACAATGTGGAATCTCTGGTGGGTTTCCCAGAGCAAATAGGAGACAAACTTTttgcagcagctgaggagaacCATGTATTTTTAAACGCAGACATTGCCTCCAAAGCCATAAAGTTATTCAGCGATGCCTACGGTGGGATGGTGCTTGGATCCCTCTGTTTACGAAATAG GTTCCCACTCTTGcatgagaggatggatgaaataaaatcatttcaGAGTTTGAAGTCTCTGGATCTCTTTGGCTGCAGACTGGGAGATAATCACGAGATATTCCTCCATCTAACAACCTCTTCACTGGCAAG CAGTCTGGTTGAGCTTTCCATCGGTGGCAACAGTCTGTCAGATGCTGGCCTGCAAAGACTAACTGCACCCATCCGGATGATGAAGAAGGGCTTCGATTGTCTTAAGTCCCTTGATATTTCAC ATAACACAATCACAGACCGAGCGCTCCGATACCTTACGTGCCTCCACACACTTGAAAAGCTCGATGTATCAGCGACTGGTTTGATG CTTGGTACAACTTTGAAAAACACCATAAGGGATCTGTTGGGGCTTATTTATTCAGAGAGACCATTGGACATCTTTGATCATGCTCGATGTAGAACAGCAGGTTGGGCAGAACAG GTTATAAACCAGTGGGAAATGTGTGGCCAACAAGTGAATAAGCTGAAGAAAATAGATGAATCCCGAGCATCAGCGCGTCGCTTTT TTGGCAGGCAGAAATTTGTCAGAGACGTACTGAATGCAGCACCGGTGGCGTGCACGAGAGCTGAGGAAGCCAAGAGAGACGTTCTTCATTTTTACAGACCGGCAGCTTCCGCTCACccaccagacagacagactcctTCCTCAACTAGTCATCACCAAGCATTGCTGTCCTGTCAGAACCTCAAGAAAAGGCAACGGCTACCTGAAAATGGTGACGCTCCACGTCAGGGCCCTCCTAAGAAACCCACTCTCACTGCAGAGGACATTGACTTGTTGAGCAACTACTGA
- the lrrc42 gene encoding leucine-rich repeat-containing protein 42 isoform X2, giving the protein MDGSTIYVRDRGNLRRVSDIVLAQPKPGSSCRRVNPLVLRKKHFIFTYNSEGSLRYTTKSLFDITLLFVADNIHNVESLVGFPEQIGDKLFAAAEENHVFLNADIASKAIKLFSDAYGGMVLGSLCLRNRFPLLHERMDEIKSFQSLKSLDLFGCRLGDNHEIFLHLTTSSLASLVELSIGGNSLSDAGLQRLTAPIRMMKKGFDCLKSLDISHNTITDRALRYLTCLHTLEKLDVSATGLMLGTTLKNTIRDLLGLIYSERPLDIFDHARCRTAGWAEQVINQWEMCGQQVNKLKKIDESRASARRFFGRQKFVRDVLNAAPVACTRAEEAKRDVLHFYRPAASAHPPDRQTPSSTSHHQALLSCQNLKKRQRLPENGDAPRQGPPKKPTLTAEDIDLLSNY; this is encoded by the exons ATGGATGGTAGCACCATTTATGTCCGTGATAGAGGCAATCTCCGTCGTGTGAGTGACATAGTATTAGCGCAACCAAAGCCGGGGTCGTCATGTAGAAGAGTAAATCCATTAGTTTTGAGAAAGAAGCACTTTATCTTCACCTACAATTCAGAGGGAAGTCTGAGATACACCACAAAATCCCTGTTTGACATCACTCTATTATTCGTAGCTGACAACATCCACAATGTGGAATCTCTGGTGGGTTTCCCAGAGCAAATAGGAGACAAACTTTttgcagcagctgaggagaacCATGTATTTTTAAACGCAGACATTGCCTCCAAAGCCATAAAGTTATTCAGCGATGCCTACGGTGGGATGGTGCTTGGATCCCTCTGTTTACGAAATAG GTTCCCACTCTTGcatgagaggatggatgaaataaaatcatttcaGAGTTTGAAGTCTCTGGATCTCTTTGGCTGCAGACTGGGAGATAATCACGAGATATTCCTCCATCTAACAACCTCTTCACTGGCAAG TCTGGTTGAGCTTTCCATCGGTGGCAACAGTCTGTCAGATGCTGGCCTGCAAAGACTAACTGCACCCATCCGGATGATGAAGAAGGGCTTCGATTGTCTTAAGTCCCTTGATATTTCAC ATAACACAATCACAGACCGAGCGCTCCGATACCTTACGTGCCTCCACACACTTGAAAAGCTCGATGTATCAGCGACTGGTTTGATG CTTGGTACAACTTTGAAAAACACCATAAGGGATCTGTTGGGGCTTATTTATTCAGAGAGACCATTGGACATCTTTGATCATGCTCGATGTAGAACAGCAGGTTGGGCAGAACAG GTTATAAACCAGTGGGAAATGTGTGGCCAACAAGTGAATAAGCTGAAGAAAATAGATGAATCCCGAGCATCAGCGCGTCGCTTTT TTGGCAGGCAGAAATTTGTCAGAGACGTACTGAATGCAGCACCGGTGGCGTGCACGAGAGCTGAGGAAGCCAAGAGAGACGTTCTTCATTTTTACAGACCGGCAGCTTCCGCTCACccaccagacagacagactcctTCCTCAACTAGTCATCACCAAGCATTGCTGTCCTGTCAGAACCTCAAGAAAAGGCAACGGCTACCTGAAAATGGTGACGCTCCACGTCAGGGCCCTCCTAAGAAACCCACTCTCACTGCAGAGGACATTGACTTGTTGAGCAACTACTGA
- the yipf1 gene encoding protein YIPF1, protein MASTDPFQFREFEDENLLESDRDVTISIEDVKAEKPKSSADFTPADDDPLSSDDKTELLSGQKKSTPFWTFEYYQNFFDIETHHVKERIIGSMVPWPRKNFIRVYLRQNPDLYGPFWICTTLVFAIAISGNISKFLVNLGKPNYLYTPEFRKVTIAATAIFTYAWLVPLALWGFLFWRNNKVMSLVSYSFMETVCAYGYSLAIYIPAVVLWILPYEWLRWCSIVVALCLSGSVLVMTFWPAVRDDHPKIIIAVLSAIVVLNVLLAVGCKIYFFSTPDPILKSAAVTSAAKVLPTT, encoded by the exons ATGGCGTCAACAGATCCATTTCAGTTTCGGG aattcgAAGACGAAAATTTGCTCGAAAGTGACAGAGACGTCACCATCAGCATTGAAGATGTCAAAGCTGAGAAGCCAAAGAGTTCTGCTGATTTCACTCCTGCTGATGATGACCCTCTCTCCAGTGATGATAAAACAGAG CTTCTCTCTGGACAAAAGAAAAGCACCCCTTTTTGGACATTTGAATATTATCAGAACTTCTTTGACATCGAGACCCATCAC GTGAAAGAGAGAATCATAGGCTCAATGGTTCCCTGGCCCAGAAAAAACTTTATTCGCGTCTACCTGCGACAAAATCCTGACCTTTACG GACCTTTCTGGATTTGCACCACTCTTGTGTTTGCCATTGCCATTAGTGGAAACATATCCAAATTTCTGGTAAACTTGGGCAAACCAAACTATTTGTATACCCCAGAGTTCAGAAAAG TGACCATCGCTGCAACAGCCATCTTCACCTATGCTTGGTTGGTGCCACTTGCCCTGTGGGGTTTCTTGTTCTGGAGAAACAACAAGGTCATGAGCTTAGTATCATATTCCTTTATGGAAACTGTGTGTGCCTATGGATATTCCCTTGCCATTTACATTCCAGCCGTG GTCTTATGGATTCTTCCGTATGAGTGGCTGAGGTGGTGCTCTATCGTGGTGGCGCTCTGTCTATCAGGATCTGTTTTGGTGATGACTTTCTGGCCTGCAGTGAGGGACGACCACCCCAAAATTATCATTGCAGTCCTGTCAGCCATCGTTGTGCTCAACGTTCTACTTGCTGTTGGTTGCAAG atttatttcttCAGCACACCGGACCCGATACTTAAAAGTGCTGCTGTTACAAGTGCGGCTAAGGTGTTGCCTACAACCTGA
- the tmem59 gene encoding transmembrane protein 59, translating into MDVLPSPFYVLGLFVLFAYTSASPDVFDSVLGNTVSCQKSCEMTYSLHTYPREDELYACQRGCRLFSICRFVRESTDLKQTKIDCESTCREAYNDSETQYACNLGCQNQLPFAVQRQEELDSMMPKIHLLYPMTLIRGLWEDVMSQAHSFITSSWTFYLQADDGKVVIFQTEPQIKFFTPFELENDAEEDPQKSFPELSSPIFKEYNRALIQERDRDMNTDRSYDNDYNLFSCLSRNPWLPGWILTTTLVLSVLVLIWICCATVATAVDQYVPAEKLSIYGDKEYMSKQKLTPYPASSLLIITTKAPIEEAGPLPSKVNLGQSNI; encoded by the exons ATGGACGTCCTGCCGTCTCCTTTCTATGTTCTGGGactgtttgtcctgtttgcaTATACATCTGCTTCTCCAGATGTGTTTGACAGCGTTTTGGGAAACACTGTATCTTGTCAAAAGTCGTGCGAAATGACATATAGCCTGCACACCTATCCACGG GAGGATGAACTTTACGCCTGTCAGAGAGGCTGCCGTCTCTTCTCCATTTGTCGGTTCGTTCGTGAGAGTACAGATCTGAAACAGACTAAAATCGACTGTGAATCAA cttgtCGTGAAGCCTACAATGACTCTGAAACGCAATATGCATGCAATCTGGGGTGCCAGAATCAGCTTCCATTTGCTGTGCAACGCCAGGAAGAG ttgGACTCCATGATGCCAAAGATTCACCTGCTGTACCCCATGACTCTGATCAGAGGGTTATGGGAGGATGTGATGAGCCAGGCCCACAgcttcatcacttcctcctggacATTCTACCTCCAAGCCGACGATGGCAAGGTTGTGATTTTCCAG ACTGAACCTCAAATCAAGTTTTTCACGCCGTTTGAGCTGGAAAATGATGCCGAAGAGGACCCACAGAAAAGCT TCCCTGAATTGAGCAGCCCAATTTTCAAAGAGTACAATCGTGCTTTAATccaagagagagacagagacatgaACACCGACCGCAGCTACGATAACGACTACAACTTATTCAGCTGCCTTTCAAG GAACCCTTGGCTTCCTGGGTGGATCCTCACTACAACTCTTGTCCTGTCTGTACTGGTTCTGATCTGGATCTGCTGTGCCACGGTGGCGACTGCTGTGGACCAATACGTACCTGCTGAA AAATTGAGCATTTATGGTGACAAGGAGTACATGAGCAAACAGAAACTGACCCCATATCCAGCATCCTCCCTGCTGATCATCACCACCAAAGCACCCATAGAAGAGGCCGGGCCTCTCCCTTCTAAAGTCAACCTGGGCCAGTCTAATATCTAG
- the ndc1 gene encoding nucleoporin NDC1, protein MFPSEQNCWFVRKVIYWRAAASIAWAVLLLPPFTAAFVLFSRFSLFHPIQTLSECLAFLTSASAIFSLILLSGVMVILGFLNLEYYTVVPTIACSKIELLGQLLHPRQLANSLVCCIMGVIVAWCCAITTGSRYDTLGSMCPQSDGDTSQMCLNEYHLILLLGGAFVGLSHSLLGVIHNMNYVSFNTVQQYKYLCVKGSLTTVVKCSATQALYSVRSFIIVYFFFGYIPKAWICKTLSLQLDNSVHPLDSIAGLFNLSLVYHLWISASFLLSTWHFTLLLFRIYVTEVHNFPVQSSFTEDVQQCLPKVLSEKQPVILKFMALQDLALLSQHSPSRRCEVFSLSQPGGHPHNWNAISGECLSLLTELNQRLVSYHDSVATNGRAKSLSTASERKTSSETSVTSGAEDPMSPRPTLLLKTPVSVFARTVTGTPKSPLTAPFTPDLDSPFTSPTLRRLTTPAEQCSPWSGTLQSPHVMRRGVKLWSTPTDPQVNGSPSSSPTSVPSPKLQPSKPSLLSQFLLNRREQVKGFLAKRVLIMYLFNKLPEASSQALFADSQAHIWALEGLSCLVQASFSEDQFGVVQTTLPSILSCMLTLQEAVDRHFKLPHASSKPVRSSSSMEDSTHKTLRFALRATLKTAIYRITTTFRDHLRAVQLSPEHQKRLQQFLEYKE, encoded by the exons ATGTTTCCTTCAGAACAAAATTGTTGGTTTGTTCGCAAG GTGATTTACTGGAGAGCTGCAGCCAGTATTGCTTGGGCCGTCTTGTTGCTGCCACCCTTCACGGCAGCTTTTGTactcttcagcaggttcagtCTCTTCCACCCAATTCAAACATTATCAG AATGCCTGGCCTTCTTAACAAGTGCAAGTGCCATCTTCTCTTTAATTTTATTGTCCGGGGTCATGGTCATCCTTGGGTTCCTGAACCTGGAGTATTACACCG TTGTCCCAACTATCGCATGCTCAAAAATTGAATTGTTGGGTCAGTTGCTGCATCCCCGTCAGCTTGCCAATTCGTTGGTCTGCTGCATCATGGGAGTGATCGTAGCTTGGTGTTGTGCTATCACAACTGGCTCCAGATATGATACACTCGGCTCCATGTGTCCACAGAGTGATGG TGACACTTCTCAGATGTGTCTGAATGAGTATCACCTCATCCTTCTGCTTGGTGGAGCTTTTGTTGGACTCTCTCACAGTCTGCTGGGTGTGATCCACAACATGAATTATGTGTCTTTTAACACTGTTCAG CAATACAAATACCTGTGTGTTAAGGGATCCCTAACCACAGTAGTGAAATGCAGTGCTACTCAAGCTTTGTACTCTGTAAGGAGCTTCATTATTGTGTATTTCTTTTTTG GATACATTCCAAAAGCATGGATTTGTAAAACATTGAGTCTTCAGTTGGACAA TTCAGTCCACCCGCTTGACAGCATAGCAGGATTATTTAATCTCTCCCTGGTCTATCATTTGTGGATCAGTGCCAGTTTTCTGCTCTCCACATGGCACTTCACCCTGCTGCTCTTTAGGATCTATGTTACTGAG GTGCATAATTTTCCAGTACAGTCATCTTTTACTGAGGATGTACAACAGTGTCTCCCCAAGGTTCTCAGTGAGAAGCAGCCAGTGATATTGAAG TTCATGGCTCTACAAGATTTAGCTCTGCTGTCTCAGCACTCCCCATCTCGACGCTGCGAAGTCTTCAGTCTGAGTCAACCAG GTGGGCATCCTCATAACTGGAACGCCATCAGTGGAGAGTGTCTGTCTTTGTTGACCGAGCTCAACCAGAGACTCGTATCCTATCATGACTCCGTGGCAACCAATGGCAGAGCCAAGTCACTATCTACCGCCAGTGAAAGGAAGACATCATCAGAGACCTCAG TTACTTCAGGTGCTGAAGATCCAATGAGTCCAAGGCCGACATTACTGTTGAAAACCCCGGTCTCTGTGTTTGCCCGCACTGTTACCGGCACCCCAAAGAGCCCTCTGACGGCACCATTCACTCCTGACTTGGACAGCCCATTTACATCTCCCACCCTGCGTCGACTTACCACTCCTGCAGAACAATGCTCGCCGTGGTCGGGCACGTTGCAGAGCCCACATGTGATGAGGAGGGGCGTGAAGCTCTGGTCCACACCCACAG ATCCACAGGTGAATGgtagcccctcttcctcccccacctcagTGCCCAGTCCAAAGCTGCAGCCATCCAAACCGAGCCTTCTATCTCAGTTTCTTCTAAACAGAAGAGAGCAG gtcaaaggtttctTGGCAAAACGGGTCCTAATAATGTATTTGTTTAACAAG CTTCCAGAAGCCTCCAGTCAGGCTCTGTTTGCCGACAGTCAGGCTCACATCTGGGCTTTAGAAG GACTATCTTGTCTCGTTCAAGCATCTTTTTCCGAAGACCAGTTTGGAGTCGTGCAgactacattacccagcatCCTCAGTTGCATGCTAACCTTGCAGGAG GCGGTGGATCGACACTTCAAGCTACCCCACGCCTCCAGTAAACCCGTGAGGTCGTCCAGCAGCATGGAGGACTCCACTCACAAAACACTGCGCTTTGCCCTCAGAGCCACTCTCAAGACCGCCATCTACAGGATCACGACCACTTTCAGAGATCATTTAAG AGCTGTTCAGCTGTCTCCAGAGCACCAGAAAAGATTGCAGCAGTTTCTGGAATATAAGGAATAA
- the zgc:113691 gene encoding uncharacterized protein zgc:113691 produces the protein MATSNPKGEKVSKFETLKLLEKSRQERDDAIHRESILREKLRQYESRLRTNEALKQKLKAMTVDNRELRKQVKALRNEIGLECSPKFAGKTTKDVINDLHEKERECNSLVEKTGKLSLTIDDLTSELANTVTAKTILEDKVESLQQNLKDMTNNQRRLLKLWDDKKIQREQFTLPAIRQKPSIHKSIQTEMSIGSSQKLPANAFEMKHFSRNVVDHNFPPYGNGYHHEKNTFLQDES, from the coding sequence ATGGCAACATCAAATCCTAAGGGTGAGAAAGTGTCCAAATTTGAGACACTGAAACTTTTGGAGAAATCTAGACAGGAAAGAGATGATGCCATCCACAGAGAAAGCATTCTGAGAGAGAAGCTCCGACAGTATGAGTCCAGGCTGCGAACAAACGAGGCTCTGAAACAGAAACTGAAGGCCATGACTGTGGATAACAGAGAGCTGAGGAAACAAGTGAAGGCTCTCCGTAATGAGATTGGACTCGAGTGCAGCCCCAAATTTGCTGGTAAGACCACAAAGGATGTAATCAATGACCTGCATGAAAAGGAGCGTGAATGCAATTCCCTGGTGGAGAAGACTGGAAAACTGAGCCTCACCATTGACGATCTGACATCAGAGTTGGCAAACACTGTCACCGCCAAAACAATCCTGGAGGATAAAGTGGAGTCCCTGCAGCAAAACCTCAAAGATATGACAAACAATCAGCGGCGTCTGCTGAAGTTGTGGGACGACAAGAAGATCCAGAGGGAGCAGTTCACCTTACCTGCAATAAGACAAAAGCCATCAATCCATAAATCAATTCAGACTGAGATGTCCATCGGTTCATCCCAAAAGCTCCCAGCCAATGCCTTTGAAATGAAGCATTTCTCTCGGAACGTTGTGGATCACAATTTTCCACCTTATGGGAATGGTTACCATCATGAAAAGAATACTTTCTTACAGGATGAAAGCTAA
- the dcaf8 gene encoding DDB1- and CUL4-associated factor 8, which translates to MAEADGKSTVFKGGSEDNEGGKEERKELNVSGSKEEPTESSKDDTGETSGDRPVSDVEGEAEANREGEEEEDTDSMDGSGLYSLTEDPERDAEEERRERTKSGEKRAARKRNRPGSGSNLSTSSDEDDEEDDEEEEHKDEDDDEDNNEAMEAWLGAELRDLRGPVWRAVPSLLSREIGRDSHQFVRRVCGARGLVQRLELQGRLERHTGCVNTLHFNPTGTRLASGSDDLRVVIWDWAIRHAVLEFDSGHKSNVFQAKFLPHSGDSTLAMCARDGQIRVAELSATQCCKNTKRVAQHKGAAHKLALEPDSPCSFLSAGEDAVVFGIDLRLDRPANKLVVVKEGDKKVGLYTIYVNPAKTHHFAVGGRDQYVRIYDQRKINENDNNGVLKKFCPSHLVSSESKTNITCLVYSHDGTELLASYNDEDIYLFDSNHSDGADYLRRYKGHRNNATVKGVNFYGPCSEFVVSGSDCGHIYLWDKYSARIVQFMEGDRGGVVNCLEPHPHLPGMATSGLDYDIKLWAPTAENPTGLKGLKEVMKKNKRERDEDSMRHGDQYDTQLLWFLMRHMRNRRPQRTRREGGEQDTDESWSSPDSSDEDDGGPDHVQCMSS; encoded by the exons ATGGCTGAGGCTGACGGCAAATCTACCGTGTTTAAAG GTGGATCCGAAGATAATGAAGGTGGAAAAGAGGAACGCAAGGAATTGAATGTCTCTGGGAGCAAAGAGGAACCAACAGAGTCTTCTAAAGATG ACACAGGAGAGACATCTGGGGATAGGCCTGTGTCTGATGtggagggagaagcagaggcaaaccgggagggagaggaagaagaggacacaGACAGCATGGATGGCAGTGGGCTGTACTCCCTCACTGAGGATCCAGAGAGGGATGCGGAGGAAGAGAGACGGGAGAGAACCAAAAGTGGTGAGAAACGggcagcgaggaagaggaacagaCCCGGCAGTGGCAGCAATCTCTCCACAAGCTCGGATGAagacgatgaggaggacgacgaAGAAGAAGAGCACAAAGACGAGGACGACGATGAAGACAATAACGAGGCTATGGAGGCGTGGTTAGGGGCGGAACTCCGCGACCTGCGGGGCCCGGTGTGGCGCGCTGTGCCGTCGCTGCTCTCGCGAGAGATCGGCAGGGACTCGCACCAGTTCGTGAGGCGCGTTTGTGGCGCCCGGGGCCTCGTCCAGCGACTGGAGCTGCAGGGCAGGCTGGAGAGGCACACCGGCTGCGTCAACACGTTGCACTTCAACCCCACGGGCACACGGCTGGCTTCAGGCAGCGATGACCTGCGCGTGGTCATCTGGGACTGGGCTATTCGTCACGCCGTACTGGAATTTGACAGCGGCCACAAAAGCAATGTCTTTCAG GCAAAGTTCCTGCCTCACAGCGGAGACTCCACCTTGGCCATGTGCGCTCGTGATGGTCAGATCAGGGTGGCCGAGCTGTCTGCCACACAGTGCTGCAAGAACACCAAGCGGGTAGCGCAACATAAAGGCGCAGCGCACAAA CTGGCCCTTGAGCCAGATTCCCCCTGCTCCTTTCTCTCTGCTGGAGAAGATGCCGTTGTCTTTGGTATCGATCTGCGTTTAGACCGACCCGCCAA TaaactggtggtggtgaaggaGGGCGACAAAAAAGTGGGGCTGTACACCATCTACGTCAACCCGGCGAAGACGCACCACTTTGCAGTGGGTGGGAGGGATCAGTATGTGAG AATCTACGATCAGAGGAAGATTAATGAGAACGATAACAACGGTGTCCTGAAAAAGTTCTGTCCTTCACATCTGGTGTCCAGCGAGTCCAAAACCAACATCACCTGCCTGGTTTATAGCCACGACGGAACAG AGCTGTTGGCCAGTTACAACGACGAGGACATCTACCTGTTCGACTCCAACCACAGCGATGGGGCCGACTATCTCCGGAGATACAAGGGACACCGCAACAACGCCACAG TGAAGGGGGTGAATTTCTATGGGCCGTGCAGCGAGTTCGTGGTCAGCGGCAGCGACTGCGGACACATCTACCTGTGGGACAAATACTCAGCCCGCATCGTACAGTTCATGGAGGGAGACAGGGGAGGAGTG GTGAACTGTTTGGAGCCACACCCCCATCTTCCAGGTATGGCCACCAGTGGGCTGGATTATGACATCAAGCTGTGGGCCCCCACAGCTGAAAACCCCACTGGACTCAAGGGCCTAAAAGAG gtgatgaagaagaacaagcGGGAGCGTGACGAGGACAGCATGCGCCATGGCGATCAGTACGACACCcagctgctgtggttcctgATGAGGCACATGAGGAACAGGCGGCCTCAGAGG acccgCCGTGAGGGAGGAGAGCAAGACACAGACGAGTCCTGGAGCTCTCCGGATTCTTCTGACGAAGATGACGGAGGTCCAGACCACGTCCAGTGCATGTCCTCCTGA